The Zerene cesonia ecotype Mississippi chromosome 14, Zerene_cesonia_1.1, whole genome shotgun sequence genome window below encodes:
- the LOC119832075 gene encoding esterase FE4-like: protein MGKKWVVLWSLWACQFVQQPTIPVLVTNGLLRGSVAPDGSHLRYSGIPYAVAPKRFAAPRSEPTWRGVFEATDEHIRCPQRIGESLLVGQEDCLTLNVYTPITQPATQLPVMVFIHGGGFYDGSGTASIFGPKHLVSHEIVLVTINYRLNIQGFACLGIKDAPGNAGMKDQVAALRWVQRNIKAFGGDPDNVTIFGESAGSGSVSLHILSPMSKGLFHKAILQSGSSTAPWSMQFRPLYMTSLLTKVMGYNTEDAHDLYNILMQKSDADLVITRVPRKEGNIIISECLYVPCVENIIDGEEPFLTELPHDILSKGNYNKVPVMIGSNSHEGYLFAAMENDTTIPKFDFEKSLPKDLVIPDKEKRVEVARKLHEFYLRGEKPSRENILEWARFHGEIYFTYPVLEETMLYLETNIEPVYSYLFKYSGNRNLIKILSGKPFSTAPGATHADELMYIFSQHFLGTLFESKMVERMTTMWTNFAKYGDPTPKQTKLLPLKWPPITKKSLHTFGIDSEFSIEPLWNHESLKYIRHIYSKYRRRQTRD, encoded by the exons ATGGGCAAGAAGTGGGTTGTGCTGTGGTCGCTATGGGCGTGTCAGTTTGTGCAGCAACCTACGATACCGGTGCTGGTTACCAACGGACTACTGCGGGGGTCCGTCGCGCCGGATGGATCGCATCTGAGATACAGTGGTATACCGTACGCAGTCGCTCCGAAGAGATTTGCG GCACCCAGATCTGAACCGACATGGCGGGGCGTGTTTGAAGCAACTGATGAGCATATCAGATGTCCACAGAGGATCGGCGAATCTTTGCTAGTGGGACAAGAAGACTGCTTGACTCTTAATGTGTACACGCCTATAACACAACCAGCTACGCAATTACCTGTTATGGTTTTTATCCACGGAGGTGGTTTTTACGATGGCTCTGGCACAGCATCCATTTTCGGACCAAAACACCTCGTATCTCATGAAATTGTTCTAGTCACAATTAATTATAGGTTAAATATACAAGGGTTCGCTTGTCTGGGTATCAAAGATGCTCCTGGGAACGCGGGTATGAAAGATCAAGTGGCTGCGTTGAGGTGGGTGCAGCGGAATATCAAGGCTTTCGGTGGAGATCCTGATAATGTGACAATATTTGGAGAGAGCGCTGGATCAGGGTCCGTATCTCTTCACATTCTATCGCCTATGTCTAAGGGTTTGTTCCACAAAGCAATATTACAAAGCGGCTCGTCTACCGCACCCTGGTCCATGCAATTCAGACCCTTGTACATGACGAGTTTGTTGACTAAGGTAATGGGTTATAATACAGAAGACGCACACGAcctttataacattttgatgCAGAAATCAGACGCTGATTTGGTCATAACGCGAGTACCGAGAAAAGAAGGAAATATCATTATAAGCGAGTGTCTGTATGTGCCGtgtgttgaaaatattatagatgggGAGGAACCATTTCTCACTGAGCTACCTCATGACATATTATCGaaaggaaattataataaagtgcCCGTTATGATTGGCTCCAACAGCCACGAGGGATATTTATTTGCAGCTATGGAAAATGATACTACAATACctaaatttgattttgaaaaatcaCTGCCTAAAGATTTAGTGATACCAGATAAAGAAAAACGCGTAGAAGTAGCGAGAAAGTTGCACGAATTCTACCTTCGAGGTGAAAAACCTTCGCGTGAGAATATTCTAGAATGGGCAAGGTTTCAtggtgaaatttattttacttatccAGTATTGGAGGAAACAATGCTATACTTGGAAACAAACATTGAACCAGTGTATTCGTATCTCTTCAAATATAGTGGAAAtaggaatttaataaaaattttgtcagGGAAACCATTCAGTACTGCGCCAGGGGCGACACATGCTGATGAgctaatgtatatatttagtcAACATTTCCTTGGAACATTATTTGAAAGCAAAATGGTGGAGAGAATGACCACAATGTGGACGAATTTTGCGAAGTATGG AGACCCAACgccgaaacaaacaaaattactgCCATTGAAATGGCCGCCAATAACGAAGAAATCTTTACACACTTTCGGTATAGATTCGGAATTTTCAATCGAGCCGCTGTGGAATCATGAATCGCTTAAGTATATAAGACACATTTATTCGAAGTATAGGCGGAGACAAACAAGAGATTAG